The nucleotide sequence ttgttgttggtcaGGTCAGCGAAGATATTGACAGTGCAtgtgaaatatataatattaagctaataataacaacaataatttaatatttcatcATGCTATCAGACCTCCAGCCAACAAAAGGATTTAACACATTGATCATAACCAACAGAATGATCTGGTATGAACATACGTCTTTCTCCGATCGATGCGGGAACATTGACGTCTGGCCATAGTATATGCTCTCATCAGGGTAGTCACTTTCGACCCCCTCCCCAAACTTCTTTCTTGTTGCACTGAACATTCCGTTTGTCACCTACAGAAGAGAGGAGACGGTTAAAACCAAGATATTTAATTCCTGACCCCAAATCATCCCAGATTATCTGTCTGCACGTCTAGTGGACATATCACTAACAAGTGCTTCTCTACAGCACAACTTGTAATACATAATGAATTACCACTGCAGAACAAGACCCAAGGCTATATGTTGATTTaagtgcattataaaaaaaatacaggctATTTGTCAACACACTTTACACCTAAATCGTACAATTAGGAGGTATGAGATTAAACTTAAATGTTCTTTAACGGACAGTCTAATGCTACAAGAACATTTCGACCTACTATAGCGCAACGTtgttaaataaatcatttattcgTCTTTTCAAAACAAAGCAGATATTCGCCGTACGtttggaaaacaaataaatatcacTTTCCAAACTGACAACTGACGACAGACACAGAAACAGCTTAATTCACCAACTAAACCCGTGAAAAACAATTACTAGCAATATACTTGATACATACTCGCGTTTCCATGTAACCGCGACATTATTAATCATATTAAAACTGATCGCTACATGTTGGGATGTTACGGACACAATTACAGAGagacataaataaaatgaataatggcAAGTCGCAAAATGTTCTCATTTGTATAAGCTAGTTAGCTGTCTCGTTAGCTGCTAACTACAAATAAGACATTTTCGgcataaaataactatttttatggAATCCAAAACACCTCGGACCATTAGATCTGTATTAGTCGTGGTGCTTTCGTTTTGTAACAGATGTCTAGACGTGTATAATACATGTATCTATCTGTTTAAATGGTTTAGGCCTGTGTTTAAGCTGTCTGTTTTTGTTAGCGCTCAGCGCTAGTCGGCTAACTCTGGCCTCGAACAAAAACAGAAAGCAGTAAAGGCGTGCAAACGTGTCAATGCATTCATTCAGCTACTAAATATCTGCTTGGGTATGTGCACAAAGCTGCAAATGTTCATTTGGCCCTGCATATGCGAAGCAAACCCCGTTGTGCAATGTTTTTTATGGTGAAAAAGGAATTGACTAACCGCATTAATTTACCCTCTCCTCGCAGATCCAAGATGGCTGTGTATCCTACAAACGAGAATTCTGGGGCAATAGCCTTTACCCTCTGACCCCTTGACCTTCCGTTTATTTCATACTAGACTGAAAATTGTGCTGGACACTGTCTGCTGAATATCAGACACTCTACAGGGCACTAGTGAGATTTTTATGATGTTACAATGGGATAAAACGTTTTTGACTGTAGTCACTTTTTAATACCCAAACATCAATCTGCCATTTAACACACTCTGCTAAGAGTACAGCTTATCttataataatttagaatatgtataatgtatattttacatcTGCAGCCAAATGCAGGTAACACATTAAATTTGTAATTTGATCTGTCTGACACAAAGGGTGTTTAAGATGAAGTCTAAAAGGTCTGTTTCTACATAAATTCAAGTAGCATTTCAGTTCTGATCTTTAGCTGCGCAAAATATAGTCAAAATACATTAGAATCCTACTTTTATTTCATAGTGTTTTGCAAAATATGCTTTTATGTAACAACATACAAATCTAGAGTGAACTATATCAGTTGTTTGCAGGAAGACATCTGTTACTTCCACATGCACTAAAAGACTCACAAATACATTTCATTAAGTAAATCTGCCTGAATCCAGATTGAAGCTTTTCATAGCCACTGTTCCTTTCTACGTGAATTAATTATAATTTGGATGTAAACGTGATCTTTCTCATCAGCTaaactttatttcataatgatcaAGTTTGTTCTGCTGAGAACACAAAGCTCACTTTTTAATGATTAGGCAAGCAAAACTTGTAGGTCTGAAACTCTTACATTGTATCTTTCACATCTGCAGCCAAGTGCATGTGAAAAAAACCTTACATTTGTGCAAGAATGCTTACAAATTTTCTTATTATGGCTGCActtgtttttaatgtatatatataaatctgtttttatgtgtatttaaatacagTCCCGTCATCCACTTAGAACAGCCTAAAAGAAGTGGTTAAATAGTCCTTGGAGGATTATGTTgaaagtttacattttaaatcacatttagtTGTGAGCTTTTAACTGGCGTAATCCCATTTCTCACTTTCCATCTGTTCCCTCTTCTGTGAAGTGGTACTCAGTCTTTTCAGACAGCACTTGAGGGTTCTCAATCCTAGTCTAAATCACTGGAGACCTTTGATAGACCACTAAATAGCAAAGCCTTGAGTTATGAGAAGAGTGACTGGGAGTGCAAAATCATCCAGTGGTGCATTTACTCATAGAAGTGATTTACTACTTTTGGATTAAGGATCAACATTAATTTTTAATAGGGcggaaaattatattttaagtgtaGAAAACACTCATAAGACAATTTTGGGCAAGTCTGATCTCAAAGGTGACCCTAATTAAAATCGAATAAATGAAGTAATAGTGAAAAGGTTAAATAACATaaaccttattttttattttgtacggatcttttaatttatgaaaaatacattCAACTGGATTTCATACATACAATGCCTTTTATAACGagcatgttttttatttaatgtttatttaagccttattaaaatgattaaattctGTAGAataattatgcatatatatatatatatatatatatatatatatatatatatatatatatatatatatgcatatagacataaatgcatataattataagataaatatatattttaactttcactatgaataatatatattaatatacctatatactatatactatatatactatatactatatactctTACCAAATACTATGGTATGCTATGTGATATCGACAGCCTCTGTTAGTTGTCCATAACTGGGCAAGTCTTATCTTTGGGGTGGTGCACTCAAGTGGTCTCAGTTATGTAGAGGGTCCTGACTAAGATAAGCACTTAAATAGAAGGTCTCAGATGACCCTCAAATTCCTTAATCACAGGACAACTTTAGGCTTATCACAGCTCCCGGTCAGTTCCACCTTCCAGCGCTGGAAGAAATCATTTATCTGGAATGGGGAGGAGCGTGTGGGATGTCATCTCTGGTGCTCTCAGCAACTGGCAGGGCAGAGGTGTCAGCAGAACACAGGAGCGTGAAACACCACACTGCCGCCCATCGTCTCATACCTTGTGACAAAAAAGCTTGATGGTAAATGAAGATCTACGTTTTCGGCAACCTGGTAAGACGAAAGGAACATTCAAGTTTTTATCTTGCCTTTTCATTGTGCCATTCATAAAAATACAGGTTCTTTATTGATATTTATGGTTCCGTGAAGTACCTTCAGCATtctattccacaaaaggttctttatagtggaatttatttattttttatgttcttcaTACTaagataaaataaagttttattaagaATGGGTCAATGGAATGTTCTTCAGAGAACCAAAATGTTTTTATCAATGGGATTGCTGTGAAAACCTCCTTTTGGAGtctttgtttttaagagtgtacactcttaaaaataaaggtgcttaaaaggtttttcgcagcgatgccatagaagaaccatctttggttccacaaagagccATTCAGtctttacctttttataatctgaagaaccttcttttgcaacaAAGAACATTTGTTAAAGgagaggttcttcagatgttaaaggttctttatggagccGTTTAGACAAAAAAGGTTATTCTaatctatggcatcgtgaagcacctttatttttaagagtgtaccctTATTTTGTTTCTGAAGATACCATGAATGTGGACCGAGAAAATGGGAAATGTCGTGCGAGGTGCTGTCGCCTTTGTGCCCTCCGAGAGATGTCAACGTTTCTTAGTAGGCGACTTGAAGGAGATGCCCCTTGATCGTACTCTAGACCTGAGTAGCCGGCAGTTACGTCGCCTTCCAATCAGAGCTTCTGCCTTCAATGAACTGATCAAACTCTACCTGAGCGACAACCACCTGAGCAACCTGCCGCCAGAACTGCAAAACCTGCAGAAGCTCCAGCTTCTAGCCTTGGACTTCAACTGTTTCGAGGAGCTTCCTCTGGTCGTATGCAGCCTCGTTCAGCTAAACATCCTCTATCTCGGTAATAACCGACTGTACAGGCTGCCGAAGGAACTGCAGCAACTCACCGAGCTTAAAACCTTGTGGCTGGAGACCAACTGCTTCACCAAGTTTCCTCAAGTAATATGTGAGCTTCCCAACATCAAGACCCTTCACTTGGGATACAACCAGGTATGTAGCTTACCGACCGAGCTTGAGCGACTGGAGGAGCTGCGCAGCATCTGGCTTGCAGGGAACTTGCTAAATGATTTCCCTCCCGTGCTGCTGAAGATGCATTATTTGGAGGTGATCGATGTGGACCGCAATCGCATTCGCCAGTTTCCATCGCTCACCTGCTTGAGAGGCTTGAAGCTCGTCATCTATGACCACAATCCTTGCGTTAATGCACCAGTGGTGGCAGACGGCGTGAGACGGGTTGGCCGCTGGGCCGACAGCTctgatgatgaggaggatgaagGTGACGGAAAGGTTGCCAAGGCAGGTGTGAAGGGACAGGAATCACTAGAAGAGAACGAGTGAAGAAGATCAGTGAGGAACCATAGATCAAGCCGCTATAAAGAGCACGATGATGCTTATGAGTTTTTAAAACTGCAGAAGAAGGCTGACGAAATACCGAGGCCACTACTCTACAAATGTAGCGTcttctatattttttatattaaaaatagtgtTTTGTAGTTTTTCGAAGTAGATTGGAAATTATTTAACATGAAATATTGTAATTATAGAATTAATGATATTCGTAATAAACAATCAGAGcatataattgaaatatttataattaaaaattaaaatatgaaatatttatagtAATTTACACATCATTTTTTTCTGCCTATTTGTAACACAGATGCTTATGTAATTAAAGGGAACCAATTTTCTTGATATGAAGCAAGCCAatgtttgttctttctttctatctttcttattgtgacattatttatGGTACTCCATGAAATCGCAACATAACATTTATCTGTAGAAAGTATTTTCAGATCTCAGTTCAATCAGTTTTCGAAGTTTTCCATGTCCGTTCAGTGAATCTGTTCAGTGACGTTGGCCGTGTCGGTGATAAATGGTGGAATTCTAACAATGTGCCCTTGTTCATAAATAATGCAGGTTTCCTGTAACAGATTTGGGTCTCATTTTGATGTAAGACTCTTAATAGGTTTTAAATCATACTCTAGTGCTCCTGCTTTGTAATATCAAGTCCTGCAGGACACTGTTCACTGGATTCACAGGTTCAAAATCTGTGAACAAGTCAACAAAGGATGACAAATAGTCAATTTTGcttaaaaagatacattttgcTAGTAAGTTTACAAAATAGAATCAGTGCGTCGCAAAATCAAGTGTGGGAGGTGGTAATATTTTGGTATATTTTTTAGGCTTATGAATTAAACCTCACAAATACATAATCTGCACTTAATAGTATATGTGCaacaacataaaacattaaatgtgaccctggaccacaaaaccagtcataagggtcaacttACTATATGAAATAGACGTCATCTGAAAGCTATATAAATAAGCTttgcattgatgtatggtttgtttggaTAGGACAAATTTGGCTAAGACACAACTATAAAAATTTGGAATGgggtgcaaagaaaaaaaaaaatcaaaatattgagaaaatcacatttaaagttgtccaaatgaagttcttagcaatgcatattactgatcaaaaattaagttatgttttgaaatatttatggtatgaaatatacaaaatatcttaaaagaacatgatatttacttaatatcctgatttttggcattaatgagaaataagtaattttggcccatacaataataataataataataataataataattttaatttataaagcacCATTCCAAAACCCAAGGTCACTTTACAAGACAGGTTTAAGGAAAAGACACAAGAGCTGCGAATAATATACAGAGACCACTTACAAAGTTAGATTAGAGATACATGAGAATGAAGGTAATAGAGGATTGCAGTAATGTGATCGCTCTTTCTTTTGTGGGTAATCAAGTGAGCTGCAGAATTTTGAACATATTGTAATCGTTTGACATTATTAGCGGACAGGCCATAAATAAgtgaattacagtaatctaaCTGAGATGTGATGAAAGCATGTATAACAGTTTCAGGATCCTGCTGACTGAGAGAGGATCAAATACGCAAGATATTACGTAGGTGGAAAAAAGCTGTCTTTACTATTTTACTAATGTGATCATCGAATGAAAGAGTTGAATCAATGAGAGCACCAAGATTGTGAACCTGGAGGGCACAATCAGATCACCATCCAGATCCATCACTTGACAAGATAACTTCGATACAAAGGCTTTGGAGCCAATCAGAATTACCTCAGAGTTTTATCAGAGTTAAATTTAAGGTAATTTGCCTCCAGCCAAAACTTTAGTTCCATAATGCAATTTGTTAATGCAGGCGGAGGAAACACTGAGGTGCAAGGTGcactaaaataaatttaaatgtcatCAGCGTAACAGTGGAAGATAAACCTATAGCATTTGATTATTTGTCCAGTTGGTAGCATAGAAATGGTAAAGAGGAGAGGGCCCAAAACAGAACCTTGAGGTACACCAGAACAGATGGATTTTGAAGATGATCTGTGTTTCTGATTTATTGTTGCCTCCCTGTCAAACAGGAAAAGAACCATTCAAGGGCTGTACCAGTAATTCCAATTGCTGAAACCCGTGAGATGAGTATCTCATGACAACAGTGTCAAAAGCTGAGCTGAGGTCTAACAGAAGGAGAGTGCTGAAAACACCAGAATCAGAAGCTAAGAGAAGATCATTAGGAACCTTAACCAGAGTTGA is from Carassius carassius chromosome 43, fCarCar2.1, whole genome shotgun sequence and encodes:
- the lrrc10 gene encoding leucine-rich repeat-containing protein 10, which codes for MWTEKMGNVVRGAVAFVPSERCQRFLVGDLKEMPLDRTLDLSSRQLRRLPIRASAFNELIKLYLSDNHLSNLPPELQNLQKLQLLALDFNCFEELPLVVCSLVQLNILYLGNNRLYRLPKELQQLTELKTLWLETNCFTKFPQVICELPNIKTLHLGYNQVCSLPTELERLEELRSIWLAGNLLNDFPPVLLKMHYLEVIDVDRNRIRQFPSLTCLRGLKLVIYDHNPCVNAPVVADGVRRVGRWADSSDDEEDEGDGKVAKAGVKGQESLEENE